CACGTGTAGGCCAACTGTTGCGCCGCCTCTCAGGGATGGTCGCCAGTCTGCTCGGACTGTCGGTTCTCATCTTCGTCATCTCGCGGGTGCTGCCGGGGAATCCAGCCCGGTTGGCACTCGGCGCGATGGCCAGCGAGCAACAGGTCGAGCAGTTCGCCGCAGAGATGGGGCTCAACGGCCCCCTGTCGGCACAGTATATCGAGTATATGCGCCGACTCCTCGTCGGCGATCTCGGCCAGAGCCTCCAGACGCGAAACCCAGTTGTGGAGGATCTCGTCACCAAACTGCCCGCGACGTTCGAACTCATCTCGCTCGCCTTCGGGTTCATGGTCGTCCTCGGCATTCCGCTTGGGATCCTCGCTGCCCAGCACCGAGGCGGAGCCGTCGACAACGTCACTCGGTTCTTCGCCTTTGCCACGGTGAGCGTGCCGAGTTTCCTCGTCGGCATCGTCTTCCAGCTCGTCTTCGGGTACTACCTCAACTGGTTTCCGATTACGGGTCGCCTCTCGTCGGCGTACGGCGAGGAGGTCGTCCGGACGACTGGATTCATGCTCGTCGACACACTTCTTTCGGGATCGTTCGCCGCCCACGTCGACGCGTGGGCACATCTCCTGTTGCCAGCGCTTGCGCTGTCGTTCAGCGGGATGGGACAGGTGATCCGTATCACGAGATCAAGCATGATAGACGTTGAAGGCAAAGACTACATCGAGGCGACACGGGCGTACGGACTCCCGTCGTGGCTGGTCGTCAACAAGTACTCGCTCAAAAACGCCTTCGTACCCACGCTCACGATTCTCGGGCTGCAGTACGCGTGGCTACTCAGCGGCGCGTTCGTCATCGAAATCGTCTACTCGTGGCCCGGTGTTGCCAAGTACGGCGTCCAGTCGGTGTTGACCTCGGACGTGAACGCGATTGTCGGCGTAACGATGCTGATCGGCGTCGTGTTCGTCACAGTGAATCTGATCGTCGACGTGCTCGCCAGCGTTCTCGATCCGCGAGTCGGGCTTGCAGGTGACAACCGATGAGTAGCGAAACCTCGTCGCTCGATCGGTTCGTCTCGCCAGCGCGGCGCGAACTATGGTACCGTTCGTACCGCCGGTTCGCAAACCAGCCGATGAGCGTCGTTGGGCTCGTCATCGTTGTCGGGATCATTCTCGCTGCGGTGTTCGCGCCGTACATCGCACCCTACCCAGAGCACGCCGGTACCTTCACGGACTTCACCAACGCGTTCCAGCAGCCGAGTCTTGACCACCCCTTCGGCACGGACGATGTGGGTCGTGATATCTTCACTCGCGTCCTCTTCGGCTACCGAATCGCGCTGACTCTGGTTGCGGTCGTCTTGGGGATCGGCGTCCCTACTGGTGTCATGCTCGGTCTCGTCGCCGGCTACACGGGCGGCTGGATCGATACCATCATCATGCGGATTACAGACACGTTCCTCGCCATCCCGCCGCTCGTGTTGGCCCTTGCGATCGCCTCGGCGTTCGAGCCGACACTCGAAATCGCAATGTTCGCCATCGCGTCGCTGTGGTGGACGTGGTACGCACGGTTAGCCCGTGGCCTCGCGGCGAGTCAGGTCTCCGAGGAGTATATACAGGCGGCAAAAATCTCCGGTGCAAGCACGCCGCATATTCTCTTCCGTGAGATCCTCCCGAACTGTCTCTCACCGCTGTTGGTCAAGGCGACCCTTGATGCCGGTATCGTCGTGCTCACGGGCGCATCGCTGTCGTTCATTGGTCTCGGGGTACAACCCCCGCGGCCCGGGCTCGGCACGATGGTCGCCAACGGCACACAGCACCTCCCGACGGAGTGGTGGATCACCGTACTGCCGGGATTCGCTATCTTCGTCCTCGTCATGGGGTTCAATATGCTCGGTGATGGGCTTCGTGACCTCTTCGATGTGGAGGTCGAACAATGAGTCGAGATCCACTTCTTGATGTCACCGATCTCTCGGTCGGCTTCGACGGCTTCGATGGCTACGCCGACGTCGTCGGCAACGTCGACCTCCGGGTCGACCGCGGCGAGGTCGTCACCATCGTCGGCGAGACTGGCTGTGGAAAATCCGTCACGACAAAAGCCATCACCGGGCTGCTGGACGAGCCGCCGGCGCATGTCGACGGCAGCGTTGAGTTCGACGGGATGGATATCCGGGCGCTCTCGGACGCCGAACGGAACGACCTGAACGGCGACCGACTCGGGATGATCTTCCAGAATCCCCTTTCGAGTCTCAACCCCGTGTTCACCGTCGGCGAGCAGCTCACCGACACCGCCCAGTTCGGCGGCAACAAGGATGGAGGCATCCTCTCGTACTTCCGGCAGCGCCACAACAAGGCCGACCGCGAGGGTGCACGTGAACGCGTCTTGGAGATGCTTCGAGAGGTCCAGATGCCGGATCCCGAAGCAGTGATCGACAGCCACCCTTCGGAGCTTTCCGGCGGGATGCGCCAGCGGGCGCTCATCGCACAGGCACTGCTTAATGAGCCGGACCTACTTATCGCTGATGAACCCGGATCCGCGCTTGACGTTACCGTCCATGACCGGATCCTCTCGCTGCTCACGGACATCATCGAAGAACGGGACATGAGCATCCTGATGATCACCCACGACCTCGGCGTCGCCCGTGAAATAAGCGATCGCATCTACATCATGTATGGTGGCCGTATCGTCGAGGCAGCGCCGACCGAGGAGATCTTCGAAGACGCACGCCACCCCTACACGCAGGGACTTATCGCATCCATTCCACGGCTCTCGGGTACACAGATGGCCAGCGGTATCGACGGCTCTGTGCCGGAGTACACCGATCCACCGTCTGGCTGTCGCTTCCATCCACGCTGTCCGTATGCTGACGATGACTGCCGCGGTGCGGAGCCGTCACGCACGTCGTTCGGCTCGGACTCCCATGCAGTCTGTGTCCGCCACAGCGACGACGGCCCGACTCCGACGATCGAGGGAACCAAGCACCGACTGATGACGAACGAGGCTGACGGGACGGAGGAAGACCCATGACAGCGCCCGTTCTCGAGGTGAAATGCCTCAAAAAATACTTCGAATCGAGTGGCTGGTTCAGCGATGATCCACCGGCGAAAGCAGTCGACGGGGTCTCATTCAGTATCGAAGAGGGCGAGACGCTCGCGCTCATCGGGGAGTCCGGAAGCGGGAAGTCGACGATTGCCAAGACGATTATCGACATCCACGAGACGACGGATGGCCTCATCCGGTACCAAGGAGAGGACATCACGAATCCGATCTCGGACCAAATGGAGACGATTCGTTCGGACATCCAGCTCGTGTTTCAGGATCCGACGTCGTGTCTGAACCCACGGCGAACGATTCGGAAGACACTCTTGGTACCACTGAAAGCCACCGGCGTTCCGACGGAGAACCGAGAGGCACGCGTAAGCGAGATGCTCGAACGAGTTGGACTCACCGACGAGTACCTCCATAAGTATCCACACGAACTGAGCGGCGGACAGAAACAGCGTGTCAACATTGCGCGGGCACTCGCTGTCGAGCCGAAACTCCTGATCCTCGACGAGCCCACGAGCGCACTCGACGTCTCGGTGCAAGCCAAGATCATCAACCTGCTCGATGACTTACAGGATGAACTCGATCTGACCTACCTGTTCATTACACACGACCTCTCGCTCGTCAGGAATTTCGCTGACGAGACGGCCGTGATGTACCTCGGTAAGATCCAAGAACAGGGACCAACCGAAGAGATATTCGAGTCTCCACGGCACCCCTACACGCGCGCACTTCTCTCGTCCATTCCCGTGACATCGGAACGCGACGAGGCGTACAGACCTGAGAGTGAACCGCTACGCGGTGAAGTCCCGAGCCCACGGGATGTCCCGTCTGGTTGTCGGCTTCACCCACGCTGTCCGCATGCCACGGATGAATGTTCGATGCACGATCCAGAGACACAGTCTATAGACGATGTTGATATTACCTGTATAGCGTATGAAGACGACACCGACGGATTCGACGCGCTCCTCGACGGCACGAACGACACGCCGGGGGGCTCTCCATGAGTGTCGACCTGAACGTCGTTGGAGGAACACTCGCGA
This genomic stretch from Halorubrum lacusprofundi ATCC 49239 harbors:
- a CDS encoding ABC transporter permease, which encodes MSSETSSLDRFVSPARRELWYRSYRRFANQPMSVVGLVIVVGIILAAVFAPYIAPYPEHAGTFTDFTNAFQQPSLDHPFGTDDVGRDIFTRVLFGYRIALTLVAVVLGIGVPTGVMLGLVAGYTGGWIDTIIMRITDTFLAIPPLVLALAIASAFEPTLEIAMFAIASLWWTWYARLARGLAASQVSEEYIQAAKISGASTPHILFREILPNCLSPLLVKATLDAGIVVLTGASLSFIGLGVQPPRPGLGTMVANGTQHLPTEWWITVLPGFAIFVLVMGFNMLGDGLRDLFDVEVEQ
- a CDS encoding ABC transporter ATP-binding protein, whose product is MSRDPLLDVTDLSVGFDGFDGYADVVGNVDLRVDRGEVVTIVGETGCGKSVTTKAITGLLDEPPAHVDGSVEFDGMDIRALSDAERNDLNGDRLGMIFQNPLSSLNPVFTVGEQLTDTAQFGGNKDGGILSYFRQRHNKADREGARERVLEMLREVQMPDPEAVIDSHPSELSGGMRQRALIAQALLNEPDLLIADEPGSALDVTVHDRILSLLTDIIEERDMSILMITHDLGVAREISDRIYIMYGGRIVEAAPTEEIFEDARHPYTQGLIASIPRLSGTQMASGIDGSVPEYTDPPSGCRFHPRCPYADDDCRGAEPSRTSFGSDSHAVCVRHSDDGPTPTIEGTKHRLMTNEADGTEEDP
- a CDS encoding ABC transporter ATP-binding protein, coding for MTAPVLEVKCLKKYFESSGWFSDDPPAKAVDGVSFSIEEGETLALIGESGSGKSTIAKTIIDIHETTDGLIRYQGEDITNPISDQMETIRSDIQLVFQDPTSCLNPRRTIRKTLLVPLKATGVPTENREARVSEMLERVGLTDEYLHKYPHELSGGQKQRVNIARALAVEPKLLILDEPTSALDVSVQAKIINLLDDLQDELDLTYLFITHDLSLVRNFADETAVMYLGKIQEQGPTEEIFESPRHPYTRALLSSIPVTSERDEAYRPESEPLRGEVPSPRDVPSGCRLHPRCPHATDECSMHDPETQSIDDVDITCIAYEDDTDGFDALLDGTNDTPGGSP